TCTGGACGGTGTAGGTGGAGCCGGGGCAGGTCATGTATGCAGATTATAAGGTGGGCATCCCCTTGTACGTGGGTGGTGTGGGGAGACGTGCGATTCTCCTGGAGTGCAGCTGGCTTTCCCACTTATTCATCGAATTCTGTTTCGCATTCATTGTTTCGTTCGGCTGTTGCATGAGCTGCTTATGGGTACAAGTCGTGTGGAGGGCGCAGTTGGGTGGCTGACAATAGGTTCGAGTTCTAATAGACAGCGGCTTCATACTGGCGACGCTGACGTTATCTCCAAAGCCACTGGTCCTGATATTACAGTAACAATATCAGTCAGTTACCACTGTGCAATGAAAGTTTCAGCGGCAGCTCTcattatcaccatcagcctgTCTACGCTCACTGCATAACAAAAAGTTCTCCCATATCATCTGAATTCAAAATCCCCTCTGTCAGCTACGGCCACCATTTCtgccgcaaacttctcaatcttaTTCGCtaacctaactttctgtcgccgcCGCAACACTTGCCTTCATTTGGAAcacaatccgttacccttaaagaccccaagttatcttgccttcgcaatacaatTCCCTGGCGAAGTCCATTTTTACTTTTTAATTTCTGCTAGAATGTGATTGATTGCGCTCGTTCCCTGAACAATTCTGCCCTTttctgtctcttaacgtcacTCCTATCACTATCTAtatcatagctcgctgcgttatcctaAATTTATGTTGAGCCCTTTCTGTTATCATAGACGTTTGCCCAATAGGTGAGTATAGGTAAGAGAGCGAACAACGTCATGTCACACTAGTGTGACATGTCATGTACTTTGtctatgtgatttttttttataaacaccaggtgttgcctaataaactttagttgacagcgcccgtcctgtgtcctccttcatcttgtcctacgttgttcgcgctgttttactaaagatgcatctataccaactcgcccaaatgaacgttctacATAGGTAAGAGAgatattgtaacgaatagtacaccaaaagcactccgggaccaaggagctacacagccagtagagcgagcacgagcaggaagaagattttcttcgtcctctgcttctatcgcctgagttcccttcgtcctcctcttctatcacctgtgtcaatattatatacttttctcttgaggcatatCGGTAAATTTCCGTTCCCGCTAAGAGAACCAGCCAAATATTCTCCTCTTAATTCTTAACCTTCTTGCCATTACCTGCATTAAGTGCACTCCACTGGGTATCAACCAACAAGCAACTGTAACGTTTTAATGCTTTAGTATTGGGTGTATGGTCTGGATGCCGGCAACCTTGCGCTGATTTATTAAATTTGATGGCTTTGCCAGTTCTCCCATATTGCCTTCATTTGaaatttcttaatcagatctttcatttcctgagatagcttgccggtatcttgTCGATCAaacctaccgcctacttctactgcgcatttCGAAACAAAAGCTGTGAGATTATTGTTCATTGCTTCAACATTAAGCTGCTCGTCCTCAGGTATCTATTCTCCAACGACATCTAGAATTTCTCTACTTTCTCTCTAACAGCTATGCTGTTAATGGGGTTCTACTGCTCTAGGttcttcctttccctcttccTGTCTAAGCTGTGCCGAAAGCTTACCAACCTGTGTTCGCTATAACGCACCTTTCCAAGATCCTTCACATCCTCCTCATCGAGTTACGGaaattgaagaaaagaaagcttCAAGGCGATCAAAAGGGGAAAGGCAGCTGGTGAGGACCTTGtgtcgacttcacgtcgactacGTTGACCGACGAGACCAGCATGGCCGCAGTGCCACGGCACGAATCTCCCAAAGCTTTATTCCGCACTCGCTTTTATACACTGAAATAGGGCAACACCCCTCGGCTTCTCAAGCTTGTCGCTTGAAGCCAGACGCGATACGATACATCCTCTTTTGTTGTactgaaagaaaggaaagaaactaTGCCTTTAGCTACGAATGAACCATGACAAAGTTTTGCGATgctacagcttgtaacagaaaggcACAAGCGAAAgatgagcacagcgaactcaagaaatctgaCCAAAGTTCAGGTCGTATTCTAGTCTTCATGGTGCCCTCGTCTGTCTGCGACCTGCGTGGGGCACACTTTTtggcagggcaggggctgctgcgGTGCTattagctgcgtcattgacggaCGCACGAACTCACGCACTCCGGTTCCTCCCATCATTGACGTGACTGAAGTCGAGtcggaaggcttctcccgtcggtaGCAGGTGTTTGCGATCGTGCCGAAGGGTCCCACCCTCCTCCGTCATCAAATGGAAGGACCTGGGGTTACGTTTACGACTTAAGGACCTGtgctttagtggcccatgtaccgctttGGAAGTCAAGCAGACTTGTCCGCAGTCCGCAGCACTGGAGGATCTCTGCTGGTGTCCGTCTACCCTCCAAAGGAGAATTCCTGTAAGCCAAAAGTGCCATCCGGAAATCCTGCTTCGcatcggtagttttcttgagcagccCGTTTGAGTGCGGGAATCCTGGCCTGAAGATAATATGCTCGAAATCATATGCGCGTAAAAACGCGGCAAATAGTCTGCTGGAAAACTTGGGGCCGTTGTCTGATATAACCTCCATGGGTATGTTGTAACGAGCGAAAAATGGCGCTACTTGCATCAACGCTTATGGGTGAAGTGTCGCGGAGGTAGCCCACTTGTGGGAAGTTTGATACGAGTCGTAAATACACAGGTATGCCATTCCAACGCAGTGAAAAATGTGGATTCCCACTCGGTACCAAGGCTGGTCAGGTACATGGCATATCTTGAGGGGTTCTTTTGGCTGACTGTAGGCGTATTTTTTCATATTGCGCAATTCTGAGCTAGCGTCTCAATTTCAGAATTCATGCCAGGCCAGAAGACGAGATGACGTGCCCTTGCCTAACACTTGTTAGCACCTTGGCGACTTTGTGAATCCTTTGCAAAATCTCTCGCCTCATACTACTTTGAGTGATGACTTTGCATCCCTTGAGCAGAACACCTTTAACGTGAGAAATCTCAAAATGAGTGTTTCAATTGACCCTCTATTGGTTCATTCATTCTCAAGTTTCTCAGCACTTTTTTCGGTTAACTATCGCTGGCCGTTTCAGTAACAAGACGTTTCAATGTTAAGTCACTGATTAGTCAAGGTACCATAGTCACGGCGTGCACCTATGCGTCATCGGTGCTGATAGCATCGCTTCCTCGACTGCTGGAAGCTCGATACAGCATGTCCGCGAGCAGGAGCTGTTTCCTGGAACGAAGTGCCGGCCGAAGTCGCATCACAGCAATCTCAAGAAGCGCTGCAGCCGCGGTGGCATATCTCCGAgagcttttaagagcgttagctcttgctcTTCACGTTTCCAGATTTCGTGGGGTTTGCTATGACCCTTGAGCACAATGCCATCtctggcagcaactactcattaCGTTTCGAGGTTTCGTGAGGTCTCTTACCACACATAAAGTCACTGgaatgggaaaagtaccgcaaccagccgTCATATTTGATTCAGCGCCGCTTGCTGTGCGCGCTTATttcggcccataagagcaagtacTATGTAATGCTCCGGattatctgtgtgccggcggccgcgagaaagaagcgagcggaccatttatggcgcggaatgaccgcgtcaccggggagaacgaatcgggaacgcacgcgcgctggccggccggcgcggcggcgagagaaaacgaatgcggtacttttcccgttccagtgactttaaccacacataaagccccttgataatttgaaagtagcgacactctcctccgcgccgcgctttcctcctcgattctcctcgcgcggcggctgtgagatctgcgcacgacacgctttttctccttggcgcccgccggCCGACCGCAGCAGTgagcgaagcgcgtgtttttgggccagctctgcgctccaggagtgcacaaaatccttgaaaaattgcaagaaaaacatTGAGAATGCCGAAAGTAACGTATGAAGAGAATGGTTTCTTCTTTGAACTGTGTGAATGGGGAATACTGACGTAAacaaagccttcaggcgagctcGTTACTGAAGACATTTAAGTCACATGATATGGTGTTTTAGTTCGTGCTCCTGATTTAGCACTGCCTCTgactttgtgtttgtttttttagagcgtgaactctgtcgccgcagtaaaacttcggaaaacgacccgGGCTGGTGCTCTGAACTTCAAGATCTGAGAAGGTCAAAGCGGGACTCGCTACTGTCAAGCTATGAGTCTAGACATAGTATATGTCACGTGGTAAACCGTGAGTTTTGATCACTGGTTAATTATATACTTATTATGACTAATTACCGGAAGTcaaattaattgatatttagtaaattgcaattaaaacccaaatttgcgctgcagcatcgagtcatatacagtTGGAAAACTTAGGCCAACTGTAATGGCACCGTGCTAGTCAGCGATCCAcattaatctgcgttaattaTTTAATTTTCTACAAAACCAAACAATGAGCTAGGCGTTGAAGTCGTATACATTGCGacaggagcagcgcagcacgagacaaagaaggaacaggagAGACACGacgctttgtctcgtgctgcgctgttcctgccgcaaaatcatgcaccaaccagcccaacattCCACCTTGCTAAAATCATACACCGTTGAAAAGCTTAGGATGAATGCAAATGCTGTGAATTAGTTTACGATACCTATTAATTAGCGTTAttgagctatatgcaatcaaaaccaccctttgcattgtagtatcgagtcatacctttcgaaagcttaggATCAGTGCAAATGAGGTGTGCTAATTATCGGCCCGAGTTGTTTAGTGCTgaatatttaactgcagttaaatcctAAATTTGCACTatagatggaaaactaagggcaagCGTAAACGCGTTATGCTAGCTGGCCAAACTTAAAAAAACCTCACAAAAACAGAGCTGACATTCTAACTAGACTTAAcacgaactgcttcgaaatgtttttctttgcttttgcatttatttgcgcactttcaatgcgatCAAGGAGCGCGAACAACCATTCATCGAACATTAGTAGGCACTGGTGCCAAGGAAGCGTAAGAATATACTCGATATACCTATGAGAGAACGCATTGTTATCTCTAGGCAAGAtgaacgcctctcgataatgtaatattatacttGACACTGAAATTTCGTTCCAGTATGTAGTAGAGGATctaaagctggtattttgattaggcatcacctaaaatgtatcattaaagaaaatgagagcatggtcagcaggatgatttattttcgcgcacgcaaaaaaccttgattgacaagatacacgtaacagacggcagtatcacataatattcagcatccACGCAAGTGTAGATAtatgtgctatgcagtattgatgacagttgagaaaaacatgctcaaggaaatacaacagtggtgtatgtcaAAGCCCAAATCAACATCACTTTGTACATCTATGCAGCAGTTTTATGCAAGCGAAAGTTAATGGACAATGGGATCTTAGGCTAAAAGACTGTCTGTTAAAAATTGCCTATTTGTTGTTATAAAGACGACGCTACAGGTGCAAGAACTAGCACGTATTGAGCCCAGTCGCTATTTCCAGAGAAGATCcaatgcgcggatgctttggagattcgttccgttctggcctcgcatgcaaaataacctaaaaacaaagcagcaaacaaccctcgaatgATGCCTTACAACCAACGGTGCGAACCACTTTTTaggacgtcgtggttaatccttaAAATGAGTTGCCGCGTGAGTTGGTAttccatgcttacattcacagcgcaaagacgaacacggacacgaggggagacaccacaaagcaccgACCTCAACAACGTGAAAATCCCCCAACGAGAATATATATGGTATCATTAATACCGCATAACCATCAtcaggccgcttgctgctgttgtacgcgcaacagcatgccatagcgcttgcacgttgcaataaaagcacggcgctgtaatattcgctcgccgagcgTAGGAGAAAAATGGAGCGGAGGAAAAATTAAACCAAAAGCAATACGCCGGACCCgcgcgtttccaagggcaacggcagggagaccattCGTCGCTTaggaaatcgggcggagagccgACCCTCAGGAAAAGGGCGAGGAGAAGGCaaggaggtcgcgcggcggcggcaaagttcaatggttggCGGTACTTTCATATTATCAAGGGGTTTTAACCACAcagagatcaaagcgccatctgtggctgcaactagaaaacagcgcatcttgATTGGAgccttgtagcgccatctacaatagcattgctgAAACAACCACCtgtcgcgtgccaatgatgatgtCATAGTCCAATATGGTGGAGAAatgtggaactatgtgagtatgacgtcaggggacaaaatggcacagtttcggtttctcgaatcgaAAATagcagccattaaaattggttgtgccctcttatctccccccccccccccccccccccgaacaaaaaacatcctaaaacgggtaggaaaactgtcgcTTTACGTGTGCGCTACGCATGCATGCATTCGTtcagctatatatactccgacaacaacggccacccatccggggacagtttgtaggcaaataaaaccctataggTTGTTGtacagaaataaaaccacaattgcTTAGTAGTTAAACGCTGTATACATCCAAGATGTCTacagtctgacggaaacccgtctagtcgagatggtacatgacgaaagtagaaggcgccgaccaataGAAAGGATGGGAGGACggttcggctcccccacgggagccttgttcacaataaggcaTAATGTAGCTGGGtcgtttatttatacacggcgcatgagcgaaccCAGGCACCTGGAGCAGATTGGGGGCAAGTTTCCGTCATTTCTATTAAGCgcgtgcgctgtcgtctgaataatcagcgattgcagatagagccgtgacttcctgtccaacagggcagaaaactgagctactAGGTATACGTTcattatgataaatccaggcgctcacaaacaacgacacaacGACTCAATCTCCGACATGGAGAATGACGGAGATTTGATAAAAGGTGACACTTCAAACGTTATGGTTCTTCATTGTCGTGacggcagcaagcgcaagaagaaatgttctccccttttttccaaaacacgagttctttttcgtcaccgagatcgtgtaacgcgggagatagatgaagcctatcatatcgccGAAACGTGGCATACATGTGTTAGTAATCCTTCAGCTGGCTTGTCTGGCCGCGTGTTAATATTTTCCTGCTCATCGGtcggcatgtggcgtgcgattactctgggtttgttttggttttcggTTTTTGTAGTATatttagaagcctctgaataaaaattcttgtagttgcgagtaaaaagcgctgtgtcccctctttGTGGTTGTTTGTGGGCGCTTGGATTTATCATAacttcctctccctttcttttGCGATaacacgtgcctctgcccagtttatgttgtgtgcggcggacaCCGAGTGCTTGGCGAGCGCATTTTcacctgcgcgccggtttctgacgtcactctggtgatcacTTATTCTGCGCTCTaagtcacccgactcgccgatatacacagacGGGCAGTCCGCACATGGTATCTAACACACAACACCTGggaacttcttcttcttcagcttgtctcttgtatcagatagcagcttatcagcccgagaacggcgggccgcatctttccctccctcgttccccttcccctctttcgtttcgtggcctttaaaaaggaaaggaataaactgccgaggggcttttttcttcgtcggcatagcaccttgctgcaatgtgtgcctattccctttagacgtacgatacatggtgtcagaagtgccgaagccccgccgatatggatattgtcaagcctccagagccgctacagttctccggaaacctacgaagaaactggcacacgttcaagcaaaaactggagcttttcttcacggctacgcccactacaccgcccagatcggaagccgccaagacggcaatccttctcagcgccgcgggtgaagaggctctcgacgtctataacaacttctccttcgaagcaggtgagagcaaggaagactaccagacagtgctgcgcaagtttgaggcgtactgtgtggatgaaggaaacgaagtttacgaaagacacgtttttcgcctccgcgtgcaggatgaaggagagccttttgagcaatatctgcggcagttaaagaaacaggcgaagctatgcaatttcggcacgctcgaagaatctattataagagatcaggttgtttttggcactaacaatccgaagataagggagaaaatgctacgagaaaaggacctaaccttacagaaggcggagcagatgtgcaaagcggccgaggtctcggcgcggtaaaatgctgcttggtcgaatgacaccctacaagtagactacgcccacaaacgggagcatgaccggaaaccttttcgatgtcgacaatgcaacagggctcatgcgcaaggagactgcccggcgtatggaaagatatgtcatgcttgcaagaagccgaatcattttgcggtatgctgcaggcgccgccagagcagacaggtagatgaagtaaaagaagataagatggaggacgggttcgatattttagatatcggagtgtgcggaatcagcgacggggccggtgcagactggacggtcagcggaaacatacgcggcaaagaaattagattcaaagttgacacaggctcacaagcaaacatagttcctgtaactctttaccgtcgtttgaaaaacaccgcgagcctccagaaaagcactgcagtgctgaaggcgtacaacggcagtgctatcaagcatgtcggagtggatagagagatccttgttctcaacggtgtggcacacgttgtgaccttcttcgtggtcaagaagggtcggcaggccatactagggctgcagacatgtcagcagtttgggctagtgccgaaagctgtggattcggtggaatggaatgagacagcaccggagaaagcctttccagacttgttccagggtacggggtgtgttggacggcagtaccggatggtcctgcgggtggatgctgtcccagtagtgcatccagcacgaagagtacctttggccctccgggaccctcttcgacaagaactggagcgcatggaaaaggctGCCATTATCAAAAAGGTGGATGAGCCCACAGAATGGGTAAGCCCTTTGGTGATAGCGCGTAAGAAAGATGGAGCGCTTCGTGTCTGCATGGATCCAAGGGAAATCAACAAGAACATCAAACGCGAGCACTATCCAATGCCAACAAGGGAAGAGATTGAGGCAGAGCTGTCGGGTGCAAAGTTTTTTTCCCGGCTAGACGCAAATGCAGGTTTCCATCAAATCCCATTAGACGAAGCTACATCGCGCGTGTGTACTTTTGCGACACCATTTGGGCGTTACCGATTTTTGCGTCTTCCTTTTGGAATTTCATCAGCGAGcgaagttttccagaaaacgctaactgaaatcttcgagggactggaaggcgtccgcatatacattgatgatattctagtgtggggtgacagtgagaagcagcataacgagcgcctccatgccgtgctaacgcgggcagcacaggcgggcttgacgtttaacaggcagaaatgcgtgtttgggttgaaagaaattgcgttcttgggcgacgtaataggtgagcaaggcgttcgtcccggtcgcaacttagttgaaagcgtcctttcgctgccggcgccgcaagataggcattcagtgcgcagaatgatgggcgttgttaactactttcgcaagtacgtcccgtcactgagtgataagacagtcttactgcggacactcttaaaagaaaacgtcatgtttgaatggacggcggcgcatcagcgtgaatggagagaaatttgcgacgcactgacaaaccctccattactcgcgctttttgatgaagcaaaggaaaccaagatcactgcggacgcttcggggactggtttgggcgctgcactactgcagcgatatggcagtgactggcgactagtgtcgtacgcatcaaggaccctaacagatagcgaaacccgctattcgcaaattgaaaaggaaacgcttgcggtagtgttcgcatgcgaaaagttccatcattttgtttatggccgcagggtactgatcgaaactgaccataggcccttgcttgcaatttcccaaaagaacattgcagacatgcctccgcgattgcagcgtttttttattaggctgctacaatatgattatacgttgcagttcgttcctggcaaagacttgcttctggcggacatgttgtcacgtgcaccagtgccaacgcaggcgtcgagtgcctcaccggaagcagactgcgacatccatgccgtacaggtcgtttccagcatcgtaagcacgccaatgaaagagcgtctggaaaaggaaatcagggatgacccgtacttaagcgaggtgagacagcgaatttcacaaggggctgccatcgacggtgaactgaagccgtttgccagagagctgtctgtggtagaaggaatactgctcaagggctctaaagttgtcatacctaaatctatgagagcagaaattcttcagaggattcacgaggggcaccttggactaaataaatgcaaagccagaGCGCGGAGATTGGTATTCTGGCCTGCGCTCAACAGTGCCATTGACGGGTTCGTGCGAGTGTGCAGTACTTGCCAAAAGTATGCGTACAACCAGCAGCGGGAATCCTTGCTCATGCAGCCCACCCCGGATAGGCCATGGTACCGCGTAGGAATTGACCTCTGCCAGTTTGGTGGAGCCGCTTATGTCGTAGTGTACGATGCCCACTCAAATTTCCCTGAAGTAGagaagctaagaggcacagcggcaaaagaggtcatagccaagatatcggccattttctcacggtacggcatcccggtgcaagtgtggactgacaacgggccccagttttcatcgcgagaatttcgtttgtttgcgcagaagtacgacttccagcacatcacatcgagtccagaattcccaaggtcaaatgggcttgcggaaaagggggttcagataattaagcgcatccttaagaagacgaatgagtcacgcggtgacttttggttgggtctcttagcctatcgttcttctcccttagaagatggccgctctccgggcgaactgctgcaaggccgacgcctccgcacttccctgcctgaatacaacgaggattccagtgtcccagtgcgaaagcattgccaatCTTCGAGGGGAAAGGTACTGCCACCTCTCAAAGAGGGCAGTTCAGTTCGTGTGCACGGCGACAACTGGTCACGCACAGCAACAGTAATCGAGAAAGCAGCACCGAGGTCGTACGTGGTGAAGACTGAGAACCAGCGGCTCTTGAGGCGAAACAGGCAACACTTGCTGCACATTCCCGGAGGCGATGAAAGTATGCAGAGAGGTCAGGACGTCGACAGCCTGGGAAAACAGTGTCTCAGCGACAAAGACCAGGATATCGACCGCCCGGGAGGACACGCACATACAGACCGACAAAACATGGTGCATCCGACGCACGCGGCTCAGGAGACAGGCCGGGACGTCGACGTCTCGCAAGAACAATCTCCACGGCACAGACAGAACATCGAAGATCCAAAAGCAGCTACGCATGAAAACGATCTCACCTCGTCAGGTCCGCGGAAATCAACCAGGCAACGTGCGGAACCTCGACGACTTCACTATGACTGCAGTTTCCGCCAAATATCGtagtttgtctttttgttttttgttttttatacagaagagaagatgtatcagatagcagcttatcagcccgagaacggcgggccgcatctttccctccctcgttccccttcccctctttcgtttcgtggcctttaaaaaggaaagtaataaactgccgaggggcttttttcttcgtcggcatagcaccttgctgcaatgtgtgcctattccctttagacgtacgatacatCTCTGACGTACACAAGCTGACTCTTCAGTTCCCGAGATGGCACATTCGCGGTCTTAACTTTGTGGGACCGTAATATGCGtgccaaaggttcgctgatgccaggaacatagagaatcgcggctcgtttctgggtagcgggatTAGCTTGCAGCCTGGGACGTTCCCTTTGACGCTGCACAGAGTCCATtacgtgtacaggatagccacagGTGGACAAGTCCCGCCGTACgcgcacatcttcagcaatccgTTCTCCTCTTCTGGAGCAGGtttcttttcgtcggaggagcgatgacactACAGAGcgtttctggcaatcagggtgaacggacttaaaatgGAGGTGCCGGCCGGTGTGCGTGGGTTTTCGGTAAACggtgaaatttagacgtgaggactgtctggaaacgagtataCCTAAAAACGGGAGGCGGCCGTCGATTTActcttcaacggtgaactgtatgctaggctccaaactgTTGAGGTAAATAGTAATGTCATATAATGCttcttcaggatgcaaaagcagtcgtccacgtacctcaggaacacTTTTGGGGCAGGTGTGAAGGACGCAAGCGCATGGCCTTCGAATTCCTCCATAGCCAAGTAAGCgaaagggttgaaatgcgggccagttggttcatagtaacttgaaaaaagccagtcacaaaagacaattaggcaaaacatagtcccagcaaggccagcagagcgtGCGCAAGAGCCGCATaacaactcacagcgcatagggcacacaaggTATATATCTAtcgtgaccggcctaaaaaagcgaATTCCTTCTCGAGTAAGCGCACTGAGGTTGTGCTAATGGAATCCTGGCCTGAAAAACTGATAAGTGTGCTTCCAAGACTTCTCGTTTTTTCTTtcccttgcctctaccaagaatcattgCATTGCTGAACAGCagataacacccacattcattgcaatggcgaggcaagttggcaccgtAATCAGACCACAGggaggagtggtgctcacgcagccggtcattaatacaccgacctgtttggcctatatatACTCTCTCGAatgtgagggggaacttgtacacgacctgagcGACACGCCGTGAAACGGTTCTCGTGCGGCGTCGTGCAAACAGGCAGGGAAAGGAACCACGTTTGcacaacgcagcacgagaaccgTTTCACGGCGTGTGTCACTCACGTCATGTACAAGTTTTTCCCCTCGCATGCGAgagagtatacataggccaaacaggtcggTGTATTAATGACCGACTGCGTGAGCACTACTCCTCCCTCAGGTGTGATGACTGTGCCACTTGCCTCGCCActgcaatgaatgtgggtg
This portion of the Amblyomma americanum isolate KBUSLIRL-KWMA chromosome 10, ASM5285725v1, whole genome shotgun sequence genome encodes:
- the LOC144108736 gene encoding uncharacterized protein LOC144108736, which produces MDIVKPPEPLQFSGNLRRNWHTFKQKLELFFTATPTTPPRSEAAKTAILLSAAGEEALDVYNNFSFEAEDGRSPGELLQGRRLRTSLPEYNEDSSVPVRKHCQSSRGKVLPPLKEGSSVRVHGDNWSRTATVIEKAAPRSYVVKTENQRLLRRNRQHLLHIPGGDESMQRGQDVDSLGKQCLSDKDQDIDRPGGHAHTDRQNMVHPTHAAQETGRDVDVSQEQSPRHRQNIEDPKAATHENDLTSVHYVYRIATGGQVPPYAHIFSNPFSSSGAGFFSSEER